A genome region from Brachymonas denitrificans includes the following:
- a CDS encoding DUF904 domain-containing protein gives MTTPLTPLSLDQVADRMEHMLLRYQELQKTAALLQGQLQEVIQERDSLKSRLSAARARVDALLARLPAEPVAAPAAPAPAMASVWGQQPPAAQPSSAKDDPQ, from the coding sequence ATGACCACTCCCCTCACCCCGCTCTCGCTCGACCAGGTCGCAGACCGCATGGAGCACATGCTGCTGCGCTACCAGGAGCTGCAGAAAACCGCCGCCCTGCTCCAGGGCCAGCTGCAGGAAGTTATCCAGGAGCGGGATTCGCTCAAGTCGCGCCTGTCGGCCGCCCGCGCGCGCGTCGACGCCCTGCTCGCCCGCCTGCCGGCCGAGCCGGTGGCAGCGCCGGCCGCCCCGGCGCCCGCCATGGCCAGCGTCTGGGGCCAGCAGCCCCCTGCCGCACAGCCTTCTTCTGCCAAGGATGATCCGCAATGA
- a CDS encoding cell division protein ZapA, with protein MKQIEVPIMGQAYVLACPEGSEDRMTEAVQRVDTAMCKIRDAGKIRARDRIAVLAALNMAFDLIEKEQQIAAMPAPAAEGEVQPAELVHPRMQALLQRMDEALAEDGRLI; from the coding sequence ATGAAGCAAATCGAAGTTCCGATCATGGGCCAGGCCTATGTGCTGGCCTGCCCGGAAGGTTCCGAAGACCGCATGACCGAGGCAGTGCAGCGCGTCGACACCGCCATGTGCAAGATCCGTGATGCCGGCAAGATCCGCGCACGCGACCGCATCGCCGTGCTCGCCGCCCTCAACATGGCCTTCGACCTGATCGAGAAGGAGCAGCAGATTGCCGCCATGCCCGCCCCCGCCGCCGAAGGCGAGGTACAGCCGGCCGAGTTGGTGCACCCCCGCATGCAGGCCCTGCTGCAGCGCATGGACGAGGCGCTGGCCGAGGACGGCCGCCTGATCTGA
- the bluB gene encoding 5,6-dimethylbenzimidazole synthase produces MAQRRDMRHFTPGAQVAPEVLERLLLAAHAGPSVGFMQPWRFLRISDAGLRERIHGCVERERVATARALGEREEDFLKLKVEGIREAAELIAVCLADGRERHVFGRRTMPYMDIASVGCALQNLWLAARAEGLGVGWVSIFDPDELGALLQLPEGASPLALLCIGPVPEFYDAPMLQQQRWASRMPLADVVFDNSWGHSAPFLQGLCQPGQSPVADNACCDSSD; encoded by the coding sequence ATGGCGCAGCGGCGCGACATGCGTCATTTCACGCCGGGCGCGCAGGTGGCACCCGAGGTGCTGGAGCGCCTGCTGCTGGCGGCGCATGCGGGGCCGAGCGTGGGTTTCATGCAGCCCTGGCGCTTTCTGCGCATCAGCGATGCGGGGCTGCGCGAGCGCATCCATGGCTGCGTGGAGCGCGAACGCGTGGCCACGGCCCGTGCGCTGGGCGAGCGCGAGGAGGATTTTCTCAAGCTCAAGGTCGAAGGGATCCGCGAGGCGGCCGAGCTGATCGCGGTATGCCTGGCGGACGGGCGCGAGCGCCATGTGTTCGGCCGGCGCACCATGCCCTATATGGATATCGCTTCGGTCGGCTGCGCGCTGCAGAACCTGTGGCTGGCGGCGCGTGCGGAGGGGCTGGGCGTGGGCTGGGTGTCGATTTTCGATCCCGACGAGCTGGGTGCCTTGCTGCAGCTGCCCGAAGGGGCCAGCCCGCTGGCGCTGCTGTGCATCGGCCCGGTGCCCGAGTTTTATGATGCGCCCATGCTGCAGCAGCAGCGCTGGGCCAGCCGCATGCCGCTGGCGGATGTGGTTTTTGACAATAGCTGGGGCCACAGTGCCCCGTTCCTGCAGGGGCTTTGTCAGCCTGGGCAAAGCCCGGTAGCGGACAATGCGTGCTGCGATTCTTCCGATTGA
- a CDS encoding sulfite exporter TauE/SafE family protein: MILEPITIVELAALGLTGGFMAGLLGVGGGMVLVPFITWILASRGVDNELAVKMAIATSMATIIFTSISSVRAHHKRGMVRWDLVKGIAPGIMIGALVVSIGVFALLKGAWLSVVFGVLVILAALQMFLDRKPKPTRQMPGRGGQMAAGSVIGFLSGLLGAGGGFLSVPFMTWCNVAIHNAVATSAALGFPIAVFNVIGYVLGGWSVAGRPEWSVGYVWLPALAVIASCSVLMAPLGARTAHALPVKTLKRIFAGILMLLAVSMLIKGIRLLGA; the protein is encoded by the coding sequence ATGATCCTCGAACCCATCACCATTGTCGAACTGGCCGCGCTCGGCCTCACCGGCGGCTTCATGGCCGGCCTGCTGGGCGTGGGGGGCGGCATGGTGCTGGTGCCCTTCATCACCTGGATCCTGGCCAGCCGCGGCGTCGACAACGAACTGGCCGTGAAGATGGCGATTGCCACTTCCATGGCCACCATCATCTTCACCTCCATCTCCAGCGTGCGCGCCCACCACAAGCGCGGCATGGTGCGCTGGGATCTGGTCAAGGGTATCGCCCCGGGCATCATGATCGGCGCACTGGTCGTCAGCATCGGCGTGTTCGCCCTGCTCAAGGGTGCCTGGCTGTCCGTGGTGTTCGGCGTGCTGGTGATCCTGGCGGCGCTGCAGATGTTCCTGGATCGCAAGCCCAAGCCCACGCGCCAGATGCCCGGCCGTGGCGGCCAGATGGCGGCCGGCAGCGTGATCGGCTTCCTGTCCGGCCTGCTCGGCGCCGGCGGCGGCTTCCTGAGCGTTCCCTTCATGACCTGGTGCAACGTCGCCATCCACAACGCCGTGGCCACCAGCGCCGCCCTGGGCTTTCCGATCGCGGTGTTCAACGTGATCGGCTACGTGCTGGGCGGCTGGAGCGTGGCGGGCCGGCCGGAATGGTCGGTTGGCTACGTCTGGCTGCCAGCCCTGGCCGTGATCGCCAGCTGCAGCGTGCTGATGGCCCCGCTGGGCGCACGCACCGCGCACGCCCTGCCGGTCAAGACCCTCAAGCGCATCTTCGCCGGCATCCTGATGCTGCTGGCGGTCAGCATGCTGATCAAGGGTATCCGCCTGCTGGGCGCGTAA
- a CDS encoding bifunctional adenosylcobinamide kinase/adenosylcobinamide-phosphate guanylyltransferase translates to MRHHELILGGQKSGKTVRAEQLVARWLEQDAGRRALYLATALPWDEEMQQRIARHQQDRARRVPRMQTLQAAEWGGALDVPGLLRQHGAPEVALVLDCLTLWLTQQLMPLEQEDVQPVADAARLEAAVADLLEAIRAWPGPLYIVSNEIGLGVIPLGRETRAFVDALGELNQRVAAVCSHVTLMAAGLPLTLKSSD, encoded by the coding sequence ATGAGGCATCACGAACTGATCCTGGGCGGCCAGAAATCCGGCAAGACGGTGCGCGCCGAGCAGTTGGTGGCGCGCTGGCTGGAGCAGGATGCGGGGCGCCGTGCCCTGTATCTGGCAACGGCACTGCCCTGGGACGAGGAAATGCAGCAGCGCATCGCGCGCCACCAGCAGGATCGCGCCCGGCGCGTGCCGCGCATGCAGACCCTGCAGGCTGCGGAGTGGGGCGGCGCACTGGACGTGCCCGGCCTGTTGCGCCAGCATGGTGCGCCGGAGGTGGCACTGGTGCTGGACTGCCTCACGCTCTGGCTGACGCAGCAGTTGATGCCGCTGGAGCAGGAGGATGTGCAGCCGGTCGCCGATGCTGCGCGGCTGGAGGCCGCGGTTGCCGATCTGCTGGAGGCCATCCGGGCCTGGCCGGGCCCCTTGTATATCGTGAGCAATGAAATCGGTCTGGGCGTGATTCCGCTCGGCCGCGAGACGCGTGCCTTTGTCGACGCGCTCGGCGAACTCAACCAGCGCGTGGCGGCAGTGTGCAGCCACGTCACCCTGATGGCGGCAGGCTTGCCGCTGACATTGAAATCTTCCGACTGA
- the cobO gene encoding cob(I)yrinic acid a,c-diamide adenosyltransferase yields MKIEEPPKEKPYEKSDGERRGILIVNTGDGKGKSTAAFGLALRATGRGKKVKIYQFMKVPSARFGEHRMFEQIGVPVEGLGDGFSWKSQDLEKSAQLARDGWEKAKAAILSGEYFLVVCDEITYPLVYGWLPLEDVVETLKNRPRDVHVCLTGRRCPQEIVDIADTVTEMRPVKHAFDAGIPAQRGIED; encoded by the coding sequence ATGAAAATCGAGGAACCGCCCAAGGAAAAGCCGTACGAGAAGTCGGATGGCGAACGCCGCGGCATCCTGATCGTCAACACCGGCGATGGCAAGGGCAAGAGCACGGCGGCCTTCGGCCTGGCGCTGCGTGCCACCGGCCGCGGCAAGAAGGTGAAGATCTACCAGTTCATGAAGGTGCCGAGCGCCCGCTTTGGCGAGCACCGCATGTTCGAGCAGATCGGCGTGCCCGTGGAAGGGCTGGGCGACGGCTTCAGCTGGAAGAGCCAGGATCTGGAAAAGTCCGCGCAGCTGGCGCGCGACGGCTGGGAAAAGGCCAAGGCCGCCATCCTGAGCGGCGAGTATTTCCTGGTGGTGTGCGACGAGATCACCTATCCGCTGGTGTACGGCTGGCTGCCGCTGGAAGATGTGGTGGAGACGCTGAAGAACCGTCCGCGCGATGTGCATGTGTGCCTGACCGGCCGCCGCTGCCCGCAGGAGATCGTCGACATCGCCGATACCGTGACCGAGATGCGCCCGGTCAAGCATGCGTTCGATGCCGGCATTCCGGCACAGCGCGGGATCGAGGACTGA